Proteins found in one Mytilus edulis chromosome 2, xbMytEdul2.2, whole genome shotgun sequence genomic segment:
- the LOC139513237 gene encoding uncharacterized protein, with the protein MDTVKYIIHMYFLGILIPVMGFNSRIPKYQNVLNEDKSNNRQLQREVLKPEEKDGLDFMDKMKVIQYMHGKEVGKRFDWAKLAAAEKEDEYLDNKSRKCQILYNQFGKIGTNCQIMEI; encoded by the exons ATGGACACAGTGAAATACATCATACACATGTATTTTCTAGGAATATTGATTCCTGTGATGGGATTCAATAGTAGG ATTCCAAAGTATCAAAATGTGTTGAACGAAGACAAGAGTAATAATCGTCAATTACAAAGAGAGGTGTTAAAACCAGAGGAAAAAGACGGCCTTGATTTCATGGATAAAATGAAA GTAATTCAATACATGCATGGAAAGGAAGTTGGAAAACGTTTTGATTGGGCAAAACTTGCTGCTGCTGAAAAG GAAGACGAGTATCTAGACAATAAGAgtagaaaatgtcagatattatataatcaatttgGAAAAATAGGAACAAATTGTCAAATAATGGAAATCTAG